From a single Paenibacillus sp. FSL W8-0426 genomic region:
- a CDS encoding XRE family transcriptional regulator yields the protein MVEHAFGPYLKHLREQQGFSINQLADAAGISNSQISRIENGVRGVPKPATIRKLADALSASYPDMMQRAGYIEETGSVPGMADAPEWATYKDRRDFKKMLEEEDDLMFDGIPLDAEDKKRIKDVLTGLFWEAKKMNKRKKPNEPDDRQ from the coding sequence ATTGTGGAACACGCATTTGGTCCGTACCTTAAACATCTCCGGGAACAGCAAGGGTTCAGCATCAACCAACTCGCCGATGCCGCCGGCATTAGCAATTCGCAAATTTCACGAATCGAGAACGGCGTCCGGGGCGTTCCCAAACCTGCAACGATTCGCAAGCTCGCTGACGCGCTATCGGCATCCTACCCCGACATGATGCAAAGAGCAGGATATATCGAAGAAACAGGCTCTGTTCCCGGAATGGCCGATGCACCCGAGTGGGCAACCTACAAGGACCGCAGGGATTTCAAAAAGATGCTGGAAGAGGAAGATGATCTGATGTTCGACGGCATTCCGCTCGATGCCGAAGACAAAAAGCGAATCAAGGACGTGCTTACCGGGCTATTCTGGGAGGCCAAAAAAATG
- a CDS encoding ArpU family phage packaging/lysis transcriptional regulator, which produces MEMTLPELDRRKTQAAVEAALEKYRIYKTVAFEEREAMVTASYTARFHGATNVTGDSTARTAIHNVDVRRARQAYCDTIETIVSRLSEKEQILVTERYMKDDDVFDYKVYNHVFDPPVSKDTYTKIRTRAFYKMALALADRGLINMDPLASSRAERKKLG; this is translated from the coding sequence ATGGAAATGACATTGCCTGAATTGGATCGACGGAAAACGCAGGCCGCGGTGGAAGCGGCTTTGGAAAAATACCGCATTTATAAAACGGTCGCTTTTGAGGAGCGCGAGGCGATGGTGACGGCCAGTTATACGGCTCGATTTCATGGCGCAACCAATGTTACGGGCGATTCGACGGCCCGAACGGCGATCCATAACGTGGACGTGCGGCGGGCAAGGCAGGCATACTGCGATACGATCGAAACGATTGTTTCAAGGCTGAGCGAAAAGGAACAAATTCTCGTGACCGAAAGATATATGAAGGATGACGATGTTTTTGATTACAAGGTGTACAACCACGTGTTCGATCCGCCCGTAAGCAAAGATACGTATACGAAAATCCGCACGCGTGCGTTCTATAAAATGGCGCTCGCGCTGGCTGACCGCGGCCTGATCAACATGGATCCGCTGGCCTCATCCCGTGCGGAACGCAAAAAACTCGGCTGA